In the genome of Mastomys coucha isolate ucsf_1 unplaced genomic scaffold, UCSF_Mcou_1 pScaffold21, whole genome shotgun sequence, the window CAAATATAAGTTTCCATGGGAAcccaggagagaagagggggcttTTATTTTAGCATCTGAGTTCACACTCCCCTAGAGAGGAGGCGGCATCGCCCATCTGCTTGGGGCCATTGAATGAGGGGTGCCTGAGAAGAGCTGGGGAAAGGCCTAAGAGGATGAGTCTAGGTGCCTGAGATGTTGACAACAGTCCTATTTTTCAGTCCTGCTGAGGCCCCAATCCCAGCTCCATTATCCCCACCCCAACCACCAATGCAGGTGGGAAGGTCTGCTCCCGGCCCCTCTCACCTGCGGACAAACTTGGAGGTGAACTTGCTGAAGATGCTGCCAGAGGCCCCCCGCCGGCCCTGGCTATGGCCAGAGGGAGAGGCTGGGGTCACACCGTAGGGCAGATTCTGCTGGTCCCGCACCTGTCGGAGCTGCCCAGCATGGAAGGTGCTTCGACTGGACACACCCCGTGGGAAATTAGTTCGGTCTGGGGCTCCACTACTGCTGCTGATGTTGTGGGCAGAGGGGGAGGCGACAGGGACACGCTGGGGGGCTGTGCTATGGGAAAGAGGTAGGGGCAAAGGCATATGTAAGGAACAAGGAGCCACCAGTACTGAGCACATGTAGTCCCTGTGATGGGGatggggaatgctagggcaggaaGCAGCCATCACAGAGGACACAGACGGAAGGGACTGACCATTGAGGACAGTAGTGAGATGgtccagggagggagggaggggagacaggaggacccaTGTATGCAAGCAGTACAGGCTGGATACCTACAAGGGGGACAATGTGAACCCTTGAGTCTGTCCCTATGGAAAGCTAAGGAGGTTCAGAGCTTTTtagctttttggctttttggcttgCATTTGGAACATCAGGTGCTTCCTGCACCCCTGTTGAGGATTAAGGAAAAGGCCTTACTATCACATCCTCTGTGTCCTAGTTCGTGGGTGTATGAACAGAGCTGTTTTCTTGTAGCTAAGATGACAAAAATGAGGCAGGACCCCCAGGTGAGAAGAAACTGCAGGGCAGGGGTGGGACAGGCCAGGGGACAAGTGCATCAGCTACCCCAGCACACTTGCCTGGGCCGAGGCACCTCACAGTTACTCTCCGTGGGGGGCAACCCAGAGGCCTTGTTGGGGTGTACGGAGGCAGACATGGATTTCTGGTGCTGGCGGGGCCGGGCCGCAGAGACTGCGGCAGAAGCAGAAGCCGTGGAGGCCCGGGACCCTGGCATGGTTAGGCTAGGAGACAAAAGCAGCGGAGAGGCCCGGATTAAGGAGAGACAATGAGCCTGGGTTAGGAAGCAAGGGCAGGCCCGAGTCAGAGAGCTGTAGCCTCAGCGGATGCAGGTCAGGCCCAGAGAGATAAGGAAAAGCCATTGTAAGTAGAGGGCTAGGTGAGTAAGCAGCCAGCTAGGCCAGAGCCTGGGAAGAGAAAACCCAAAATGAGGAAAAGCTGACAGGAGGTCACTGTGTCCAGACCACACTGGTCTCCTAGGAAATGTGAGAACAAGGATTCTTCCCTCTGTACAAAGGACAGGATGTTACTAGGGAGAAACTTTCGTTAAGCTCAAAAGAGGTAGATCCAGGATTGTAACATACCAAGCGAGGTGGGGAACTTTGGGCTCTGTCCTGAGCTGGGGCCCCAAACACAAAGCCATGTGCCTAGGTAGATGAGCAACTCTAGACTTGGCCATGGTCAAGAACTGGGAAGTTTAATGAGCTGCTCACTGGTACCCTATGCTTGGCAAATGTCAAGGATCAGAGGACAGGAGGGATGGCatggagcagggagggaaggtggaTGGCTAGACTGAACAGAGCCAGGACAGGACTCCAGGGACATtgctctggagaggcagaagaTGATGCTACTGACAGGGATCACTGCCCACTGCGAGATGTGGCCCACAAGAGCATGGCAGGCAGTCCAGATACTCACCTGTCTTTACCATTCTGGATGGAGGCCTGGCCAAGGCTGGCCCTGTCCAAAAGTGGGGAGTTCCTGCTTCGGTTTGTGCTGGTGGAGAGGATGCTGTTCTGTGGGAAATGGAGGGTAAGTACTGTCTCACAGGAACCAGTGTTGTCCAGTCAGACTCTTCCCCAGGACCACTGGATGCCCTTGTCCCAAGCTGCTCTGTAAGCCCACTCTCTACAGGAAGCTCAGGCACAGCTGAGGGCCAGGCCTCAGCAAGGCAGCTCAGTGGACAGGAGGGAGACCAGGGCTGGGGGAGTAGCTCATGGCTTACTGTGGAGGGGGTAGGAGTGGTCTTCTTCCTGTCCAGGCCAGGCAGAGGGCTGGCAGGCACTTTGGCGGTGCTGCTGGCTTTCCGCCCTGTCTCTTCCTCAGGCCGCTTATTTTCTGCGTTGTTACTCTGAGTCTTCTTAGAGTAGGAATTCGAGGTGGGAATGGCAGGGACGGCTATGGGGGCGATGTAAAATGGGTAAGACTAAGGGTCTCCTGCAGACCCACTGCCTGTTTGACATTTTCTTGCATCACAGCCCCATTTCATATGTAAATGGAGGGAAGTTATTAACCTGCCCATGGCCATGCTATTACGAAGGAGCTAAACCAGAACTGAAATGTAGCCATCACCCAAAAAACCTGCAAGGGTTCAGGAGAAAGGTGTCCCTGACCTGTGATTCCCAAGGGCACATACCCTGGTCACTGGAGCGTCGTTGCTTGGGGTTGGCAGAGACGCTGCGCTGAACCTTGTGGGATGGAGATGGGGCACTGCTGTTGGTTAGATCAGCTGAAGGCCGGGGCTTCAAAGTGATGGTATCACCTTCCAGCTGCAAGAACAGAAAACATGGCTTCAAAAGGAGAGTGTGAGTCCTGAGGAGACACCTCCAGATGGACATGCTTGCATGCCTCACCCCGCCCTTACATATAAGCTCACATTAAACTTCAGCTTACAAGACTAATATAGACAGATGCCCCTGATCACACATGCTCTCACatagacagaaacaaatacaccaaAGACATGCCACCTCAGAAAGTTGATTATTTCCTCTTAGAGGACTAATTCATGCCTTCCTAAAGATGCATATACACCAAGAATACACACTCAGACTGAGAGACTCATCCCTTCCCACAGAGAAACCAGGGCTCAAACCAGGTGCCATGGAGATAACTCTAAACTAGGCTAAAGTGGTAACTAAGAGCTTAGGATACTACCACCACCAGGTTAGGTGGCTGTGAGTGTTTAGAACCCACACTGGCAAAAGAACAATCATAAAGCTACCAGATCCATAGCCAAGACAGACCTGTGGCACAAAGAAACATATTTAGATACAAGTCCCAAAAGAGGAATACACTAGGGAAGCATCCTGTAAATCagatatagatacacacagaaacccagaGATGGACagttccagacagacagacagacaaaggatATTGGGCCCAACACAGAACTTCCAGCTAGACTACCTTAGCCCTTTCTGATCAATACAATGAACTCAACTCACCCTTCAGAGCCCAAGCCCGACCTTCCTCACCTGCTCACTCCTGCTCATTCACTGAGGGCCTTATCTACCATGGCTGAGGCCTCGTGTTAATTAAGCAGAGAGGGTATATGTATTTATGATATGGGCTTCTATCCTCACCAGGGGCTCAAGGCCAGGTGCCTCCCATAGCACAGGTGGCAGGCAGGTCAGGGCATAAGAACAGGAAGCACGCACCTCAGAGCTCTTGTAGCCAAGGAGCAGATAGGTAGCCATCACTTCGTTGTACCTCTGGCCTACCAGCGAGTCCTGGATCTCTTCCCGCGTGTAACCCATTGATACCATCAACTCtggtggttgggggaggggaggacagttAAGGCTGGTCTCTATGTGTGGGCAGGCTCTAGGTCCCAGCTAGCACAGCCTCACCTGTCCGCCGGGGGTCCTTGTAGTCAGGGAGAGGTTCCACATAAGGCTTTAGCTCATCGTCCTCATGCCCCACGTTCATCCACCGATCTTTCATAATTTGCTGGGAAACAGAGGACAGGGCAAAGTGCAGAGGTGAAGGAACTCAGCGTGGGGTCTCCATGAGAACCTCAGCTGCATTCCGGGCTGCTTACCTCTAAAGTGCCTCTCTTACTAGGATTAAGTATGAGAAATTTCTTAAGCAGATTTTCACAGTCCGTGGACATGTAGAACGGAATACGGTATTTCCCCCTTAGTACCCGTTCCCGTAGCTCCTGTGGTTAGAAAACTTAAGTTAACCCCAGGCCAAGGGAATATACGTGCTACAATCAAGATCCAGATAAGCAGACATTGGAAAGCAGAACTCAGATCACAAATGAGGCAACAAAGCCGTCCTGGCGGACACATACTATCTTCGAAGACAGGGTTGAGACTCTTAATTCCTATGTGTGAaacactctcttttcttttctaaagaaaaattacaCTTACTCGTTTTGTGGATAGGATGTGTGCACCACAGAGTGAGTGGGGGGGTGTCAAAGGACACCTTGCAGGAGGTTAGGCTGTCTCCCTCTGCCGTGTGGGTCCTGGGCATCAagttttacccactaagccacccTTGTCAgcctccttttgtttgtttttgaggcgtCTCATTctgcagcctaggctggcattgGCATGAGACTGAACCTTGCTGCCCTCCACTTGCTGCCCTGGCCTCTCTacagctggaattacagaatGGAAGGTTATTTAACTGCATTTTTCTTGGAGGGCTTTTCTCTGAAGTTCTGGCTTGAGAAAAAAGTGGACAAGTAAAGTTGAGAGGTCAGAGATAAAACTAGAGGCTGAAAGGAAATGACAAATAAAATGATGGAAGTCTGCATGTCACTCACCTTGAGGTTCTGTCCATCAAAAGGCAGGGATCCGCTGACCAGTGTATAGAGGATGACTCCCAGGCTCCAGACATCCACCTCAGGACCATCATACTTTTTGCCCTGGAAGAGTTCTGGGGCAGCATAAGGAGGACTGCCACAGAAAGTATCCAGCTTGTTCCCAAAGGTGAATTCGTTGCTAAAGCCAAAGTCTGCAATCTTGATGTTCATATCAGCATCCAGGAGCAGGTTTTCTGCCTGGGAGGGAAGATGGTAAGCATCAGAGCACGAGGTAGAGAACCCCAACATCTTGGCATAGGCAGGATGGAGAAGAATGGGAGAGCCGCCCGGAAGTCATCTCTAGTTTCAAGCTTTCTGTACTTCCAGGGCAGGGTCAGTCAGCACAGACAGGCTGGGATCTGGCAGCTGCATAAAGCTTCAGAGTAGGTCTATGTTTCGTGGTCATTCCTGCAAGTTCTTTTAGCAATGAGCTGACTCACAGGCAGTGCAAATATGAGTACCTTGCTAACAGAGATAACATGCCTGTGTGTCTAGAGAACAGGTGTAATATTAGAGCCACAGTCACACTTTTTCCTAGGTCAACCACCAGGCTGCCAAAAGGACCAGGAAAGCCtggagcattctttttttttttttttcttcttcgagacagggtttctctgtgtagccctggctgtcctagaactcactctgtagaccaggttggcctcgaactcagaaatctgcctgcctctgcctcccaagtgctgggattaaaggtgtgcgccaccaccacccagctagcctggagtattcttttttttttttttaaagatttatttattattatttgtaagtacactgtagctgtcttcagacacaccagcagagggcatcagatctcattatggatggttgcgagccaccatgtggttgctgggatttgaactcagaccttccgaagagcagtcagtgctcttaaccgctgagccatttctccagcccaacctGGAGTATTCTTATCACACCTGACAGTTGACAAGGGTAAAGCATCTATGCTTGCTTGCTAAAGCTATGATGGGAGCCACTCCTAAACACTTCCAGGTCATCTCAAgtaagcaagtaagcaagcaagcaagcaagcaagcaagcaagccaggcagtggtggcgcaaggctttaatcctagcacttgggaggcagaggcaggcggatttctgagtttgaggccagcctgatctacatatagagtgagttccaggacagccagggctatacaaagaaaccctgactcaaaaaaccaaaacaaacaatcaaacaagcaagcaaacaaacaaccaaaaccaaaaccaaccaaacaaaaagtaagtaagtaagtaaataaataaataaatatcaatgtCTGGAATTTCTGGACCCcccagacccacaggaagacatAGGGAATAGGAACACACCTCACCTTTAGATCTCTATGAACAATAAACTTCTGGTGACAGTACTGCACAGCAGACACTatctaaaaggaaggaagaagggttaACCTATTGTCTGAAAGTGAAACCCAGGGGCTGGCAgaactgctgctgctgacctatTTTGAAGTTATCATGTAAACACGCAGAGGATGAAGTACCCTATGCTCAGGCCACCTGCTCAGGCAGCTCCTCTCCTGTGCCAGACCCCAAAATGGCAAACTGGGCCTACCGCTCAGAGTGGAGACACACCCACCTGGCGAAATTTGGCTcgagcttctttttctttcatcctgCCATGGGCCACTAGGTAATCAAACACTTCTCCTgcgagaaggagaggaaggagatggtgGAGTGCAGTGAGTGGGATGGGTGGGGGCAGAGAGTGGGCAGGAACAGGGAGGGAAGACACGAGGGTGGGAAACAAGCAAGCGGTGGTGTCAGACCTACCGCCACTGGCATACTCCATGACAAGGTAGAGTGTCTTCTCAGTCTCGATCACTTCAAATAACTTAACTGCAAGAGAAGGGCTGTGTTGGGACTCAAGAGGCGCACGGCACACACTCTGTGTACAGACTTGCTAAGGACCTCTAGAACCTTTCAAATCCTTTTACGGTAGCCCACAGTGCCAAGGTGTAGCTCCACTGTGAGCTGAGCCTTCCTTCAGAAGCAGCCTGACACCCTCCAGGACAGAATCCACAGGGCAATGTGTTATGGACAGGGATGTTTGTGTGGATGCTGACCTGTGCAGCCtcgaagagggggaggaagagagggacgGCAATGCTTCTCACCTATGTTGGGATGATTCAAAACCTTCATTATTCTTACTTCTCGAAACAGCTGGAAGAGAAAACACATGAGTTCATTTCATGCCTGCCTATGGACTTTATTTAAGTCCCTTCAGAGTACGAGtgaggtttctttctctctctttttgcttttaaaacagaTCCCCCTCTTAAAGATGAAGGAGTAGAGCGAACTCGCTCACTAACTTACTGCTCAGACCTTGCCCTCTTCCACCCATCCAAATCTAGCCTCAAAACAGCAGTCAGGTGCCTCTGCAGGAGAGAAGGAGCCTGAGTCTTTGAGTATTCAGCACTGAGCTCCTCTGCCAGCTCAGAGTCCAAACCCTTGAACTGGCTTGGTGACCAGAGAGGTGCTCCAAAGGGATATTGTGTCATCTTTTGACATCAAGATGTCAGAGGGCTTGCACTGGGGATAGGCCTCTCTTTCCTGAGTCTCTGAGGTAGTAACAGAAGAAACCACCCACACCTATATATAGCTGATGCCAATTTTAATCAAATCCACCCCCATACACTCATGCTCTCTTTGTGAAACAAAATCAGGGGCTCTAAACCATACATTTTCATACTGAAACATGACAAAAACGAACTTCTTCCCCTGCAGGCAACAGAGAACTAAAGGAG includes:
- the Mark2 gene encoding serine/threonine-protein kinase MARK2 isoform X5, whose protein sequence is MLRGRNSATSADEQPHIGNYRLLKTIGKGNFAKVKLARHILTGKEVAVKIIDKTQLNSSSLQKLFREVRIMKVLNHPNIVKLFEVIETEKTLYLVMEYASGGEVFDYLVAHGRMKEKEARAKFRQIVSAVQYCHQKFIVHRDLKAENLLLDADMNIKIADFGFSNEFTFGNKLDTFCGSPPYAAPELFQGKKYDGPEVDVWSLGVILYTLVSGSLPFDGQNLKELRERVLRGKYRIPFYMSTDCENLLKKFLILNPSKRGTLEQIMKDRWMNVGHEDDELKPYVEPLPDYKDPRRTELMVSMGYTREEIQDSLVGQRYNEVMATYLLLGYKSSELEGDTITLKPRPSADLTNSSAPSPSHKVQRSVSANPKQRRSSDQAVPAIPTSNSYSKKTQSNNAENKRPEEETGRKASSTAKVPASPLPGLDRKKTTPTPSTNSILSTSTNRSRNSPLLDRASLGQASIQNGKDSLTMPGSRASTASASAAVSAARPRQHQKSMSASVHPNKASGLPPTESNCEVPRPSTAPQRVPVASPSAHNISSSSGAPDRTNFPRGVSSRSTFHAGQLRQVRDQQNLPYGVTPASPSGHSQGRRGASGSIFSKFTSKFVRRNLSFRFARRCRLSLPKSQELDILRQGSFCRQALVEQQEAHTLLLHLPSWDRAWLVQPGHVLCRPRNLNEPESKDRVETLRPHVVGSGGTDKEKEEFREAKPRSLRFTWSMKTTSSMEPNEMMREIRKVLDANSCQSELHERYMLLCVHGTPGHENFVQWEMEVCKLPRLSLNGVRFKRISGTSMAFKNIASKIANELKL
- the Mark2 gene encoding serine/threonine-protein kinase MARK2 isoform X2, yielding MSSARTPLPTLNERDTEQPTLGHLDSKPSSKSNMLRGRNSATSADEQPHIGNYRLLKTIGKGNFAKVKLARHILTGKEVAVKIIDKTQLNSSSLQKLFREVRIMKVLNHPNIVKLFEVIETEKTLYLVMEYASGGEVFDYLVAHGRMKEKEARAKFRQIVSAVQYCHQKFIVHRDLKAENLLLDADMNIKIADFGFSNEFTFGNKLDTFCGSPPYAAPELFQGKKYDGPEVDVWSLGVILYTLVSGSLPFDGQNLKELRERVLRGKYRIPFYMSTDCENLLKKFLILNPSKRGTLEQIMKDRWMNVGHEDDELKPYVEPLPDYKDPRRTELMVSMGYTREEIQDSLVGQRYNEVMATYLLLGYKSSELEGDTITLKPRPSADLTNSSAPSPSHKVQRSVSANPKQRRSSDQAVPAIPTSNSYSKKTQSNNAENKRPEEETGRKASSTAKVPASPLPGLDRKKTTPTPSTNSILSTSTNRSRNSPLLDRASLGQASIQNGKDSLTMPGSRASTASASAAVSAARPRQHQKSMSASVHPNKASGLPPTESNCEVPRPSTAPQRVPVASPSAHNISSSSGAPDRTNFPRGVSSRSTFHAGQLRQVRDQQNLPYGVTPASPSGHSQGRRGASGSIFSKFTSKFVRRNLSFRFARRCRLSLPKSQELDILRQGSFCRQALVEQQEAHTLLLHLPSWDRAWLVQPGHVLCRPRNLNEPESKDRVETLRPHVVGSGGTDKEKEEFREAKPRSLRFTWSMKTTSSMEPNEMMREIRKVLDANSCQSELHERYMLLCVHGTPGHENFVQWEMEVCKLPRLSLNGVRFKRISGTSMAFKNIASKIANELKL
- the Mark2 gene encoding serine/threonine-protein kinase MARK2 isoform X13 produces the protein MSSARTPLPTLNERDTEQPTLGHLDSKPSSKSNMLRGRNSATSADEQPHIGNYRLLKTIGKGNFAKVKLARHILTGKEVAVKIIDKTQLNSSSLQKLFREVRIMKVLNHPNIVKLFEVIETEKTLYLVMEYASGGEVFDYLVAHGRMKEKEARAKFRQIVSAVQYCHQKFIVHRDLKAENLLLDADMNIKIADFGFSNEFTFGNKLDTFCGSPPYAAPELFQGKKYDGPEVDVWSLGVILYTLVSGSLPFDGQNLKELRERVLRGKYRIPFYMSTDCENLLKKFLILNPSKRGTLEQIMKDRWMNVGHEDDELKPYVEPLPDYKDPRRTELMVSMGYTREEIQDSLVGQRYNEVMATYLLLGYKSSELEGDTITLKPRPSADLTNSSAPSPSHKVQRSVSANPKQRRSSDQAVPAIPTSNSYSKKTQSNNAENKRPEEETGRKASSTAKVPASPLPGLDRKKTTPTPSTNSILSTSTNRSRNSPLLDRASLGQASIQNGKDSTAPQRVPVASPSAHNISSSSGAPDRTNFPRGVSSRSTFHAGQLRQVRDQQNLPYGVTPASPSGHSQGRRGASGSIFSKFTSKFVRRPHVVGSGGTDKEKEEFREAKPRSLRFTWSMKTTSSMEPNEMMREIRKVLDANSCQSELHERYMLLCVHGTPGHENFVQWEMEVCKLPRLSLNGVRFKRISGTSMAFKNIASKIANELKL
- the Mark2 gene encoding serine/threonine-protein kinase MARK2 isoform X8; the encoded protein is MSSARTPLPTLNERDTEQPTLGHLDSKPSSKSNMLRGRNSATSADEQPHIGNYRLLKTIGKGNFAKVKLARHILTGKEVAVKIIDKTQLNSSSLQKLFREVRIMKVLNHPNIVKLFEVIETEKTLYLVMEYASGGEVFDYLVAHGRMKEKEARAKFRQIVSAVQYCHQKFIVHRDLKAENLLLDADMNIKIADFGFSNEFTFGNKLDTFCGSPPYAAPELFQGKKYDGPEVDVWSLGVILYTLVSGSLPFDGQNLKELRERVLRGKYRIPFYMSTDCENLLKKFLILNPSKRGTLEQIMKDRWMNVGHEDDELKPYVEPLPDYKDPRRTELMVSMGYTREEIQDSLVGQRYNEVMATYLLLGYKSSELEGDTITLKPRPSADLTNSSAPSPSHKVQRSVSANPKQRRSSDQAVPAIPTSNSYSKKTQSNNAENKRPEEETGRKASSTAKVPASPLPGLDRKKTTPTPSTNSILSTSTNRSRNSPLLDRASLGQASIQNGKDSLTMPGSRASTASASAAVSAARPRQHQKSMSASVHPNKASGLPPTESNCEVPRPSTAPQRVPVASPSAHNISSSSGAPDRTNFPRGVSSRSTFHAGQLRQVRDQQNLPYGVTPASPSGHSQGRRGASGSIFSKFTSKFVRRNLNEPESKDRVETLRPHVVGSGGTDKEKEEFREAKPRSLRFTWSMKTTSSMEPNEMMREIRKVLDANSCQSELHERYMLLCVHGTPGHENFVQWEMEVCKLPRLSLNGVRFKRISGTSMAFKNIASKIANELKL
- the Mark2 gene encoding serine/threonine-protein kinase MARK2 isoform X1, producing the protein MLRGRNSATSADEQPHIGNYRLLKTIGKGNFAKVKLARHILTGKEVAVKIIDKTQLNSSSLQKLFREVRIMKVLNHPNIVKLFEVIETEKTLYLVMEYASGGEVFDYLVAHGRMKEKEARAKFRQIVSAVQYCHQKFIVHRDLKAENLLLDADMNIKIADFGFSNEFTFGNKLDTFCGSPPYAAPELFQGKKYDGPEVDVWSLGVILYTLVSGSLPFDGQNLKELRERVLRGKYRIPFYMSTDCENLLKKFLILNPSKRGTLEQIMKDRWMNVGHEDDELKPYVEPLPDYKDPRRTELMVSMGYTREEIQDSLVGQRYNEVMATYLLLGYKSSELEGDTITLKPRPSADLTNSSAPSPSHKVQRSVSANPKQRRSSDQAVPAIPTSNSYSKKTQSNNAENKRPEEETGRKASSTAKVPASPLPGLDRKKTTPTPSTNSILSTSTNRSRNSPLLDRASLGQASIQNGKDSLTMPGSRASTASASAAVSAARPRQHQKSMSASVHPNKASGLPPTESNCEVPRPSTAPQRVPVASPSAHNISSSSGAPDRTNFPRGVSSRSTFHAGQLRQVRDQQNLPYGVTPASPSGHSQGRRGASGSIFSKFTSKFVRRCRLSLPKSQELDILRQGSFCRQALVEQQEAHTLLLHLPSWDRAWLVQPGHVLCRPRNLNEPESKDRVETLRPHVVGSGGTDKEKEEFREAKPRSLRFTWSMKTTSSMEPNEMMREIRKVLDANSCQSELHERYMLLCVHGTPGHENFVQWEMEVCKLPRLSLNGVRFKRISGTSMAFKNIASKIANELKL
- the Mark2 gene encoding serine/threonine-protein kinase MARK2 isoform X7; this encodes MLRGRNSATSADEQPHIGNYRLLKTIGKGNFAKVKLARHILTGKEVAVKIIDKTQLNSSSLQKLFREVRIMKVLNHPNIVKLFEVIETEKTLYLVMEYASGGEVFDYLVAHGRMKEKEARAKFRQIVSAVQYCHQKFIVHRDLKAENLLLDADMNIKIADFGFSNEFTFGNKLDTFCGSPPYAAPELFQGKKYDGPEVDVWSLGVILYTLVSGSLPFDGQNLKELRERVLRGKYRIPFYMSTDCENLLKKFLILNPSKRGTLEQIMKDRWMNVGHEDDELKPYVEPLPDYKDPRRTELMVSMGYTREEIQDSLVGQRYNEVMATYLLLGYKSSELEGDTITLKPRPSADLTNSSAPSPSHKVQRSVSANPKQRRSSDQAVPAIPTSNSYSKKTQSNNAENKRPEEETGRKASSTAKVPASPLPGLDRKKTTPTPSTNSILSTSTNRSRNSPLLDRASLGQASIQNGKDSLTMPGSRASTASASAAVSAARPRQHQKSMSASVHPNKASGLPPTESNCEVPRPSTAPQRVPVASPSAHNISSSSGAPDRTNFPRGVSSRSTFHAGQLRQVRDQQNLPYGVTPASPSGHSQGRRGASGSIFSKFTSKFVRRNLSFRFARRNLNEPESKDRVETLRPHVVGSGGTDKEKEEFREAKPRSLRFTWSMKTTSSMEPNEMMREIRKVLDANSCQSELHERYMLLCVHGTPGHENFVQWEMEVCKLPRLSLNGVRFKRISGTSMAFKNIASKIANELKL
- the Mark2 gene encoding serine/threonine-protein kinase MARK2 isoform X12, with product MSSARTPLPTLNERDTEQPTLGHLDSKPSSKSNMLRGRNSATSADEQPHIGNYRLLKTIGKGNFAKVKLARHILTGKEVAVKIIDKTQLNSSSLQKLFREVRIMKVLNHPNIVKLFEVIETEKTLYLVMEYASGGEVFDYLVAHGRMKEKEARAKFRQIVSAVQYCHQKFIVHRDLKAENLLLDADMNIKIADFGFSNEFTFGNKLDTFCGSPPYAAPELFQGKKYDGPEVDVWSLGVILYTLVSGSLPFDGQNLKELRERVLRGKYRIPFYMSTDCENLLKKFLILNPSKRGTLEQIMKDRWMNVGHEDDELKPYVEPLPDYKDPRRTELMVSMGYTREEIQDSLVGQRYNEVMATYLLLGYKSSELEGDTITLKPRPSADLTNSSAPSPSHKVQRSVSANPKQRRSSDQAVPAIPTSNSYSKKTQSNNAENKRPEEETGRKASSTAKVPASPLPGLDRKKTTPTPSTNSILSTSTNRSRNSPLLDRASLGQASIQNGKDSTAPQRVPVASPSAHNISSSSGAPDRTNFPRGVSSRSTFHAGQLRQVRDQQNLPYGVTPASPSGHSQGRRGASGSIFSKFTSKFVRRNLNEPESKDRVETLRPHVVGSGGTDKEKEEFREAKPRSLRFTWSMKTTSSMEPNEMMREIRKVLDANSCQSELHERYMLLCVHGTPGHENFVQWEMEVCKLPRLSLNGVRFKRISGTSMAFKNIASKIANELKL
- the Mark2 gene encoding serine/threonine-protein kinase MARK2 isoform X10 encodes the protein MLRGRNSATSADEQPHIGNYRLLKTIGKGNFAKVKLARHILTGKEVAVKIIDKTQLNSSSLQKLFREVRIMKVLNHPNIVKLFEVIETEKTLYLVMEYASGGEVFDYLVAHGRMKEKEARAKFRQIVSAVQYCHQKFIVHRDLKAENLLLDADMNIKIADFGFSNEFTFGNKLDTFCGSPPYAAPELFQGKKYDGPEVDVWSLGVILYTLVSGSLPFDGQNLKELRERVLRGKYRIPFYMSTDCENLLKKFLILNPSKRGTLEQIMKDRWMNVGHEDDELKPYVEPLPDYKDPRRTELMVSMGYTREEIQDSLVGQRYNEVMATYLLLGYKSSELEGDTITLKPRPSADLTNSSAPSPSHKVQRSVSANPKQRRSSDQAVPAIPTSNSYSKKTQSNNAENKRPEEETGRKASSTAKVPASPLPGLDRKKTTPTPSTNSILSTSTNRSRNSPLLDRASLGQASIQNGKDSLTMPGSRASTASASAAVSAARPRQHQKSMSASVHPNKASGLPPTESNCEVPRPSTAPQRVPVASPSAHNISSSSGAPDRTNFPRGVSSRSTFHAGQLRQVRDQQNLPYGVTPASPSGHSQGRRGASGSIFSKFTSKFVRRNLNEPESKDRVETLRPHVVGSGGTDKEKEEFREAKPRSLRFTWSMKTTSSMEPNEMMREIRKVLDANSCQSELHERYMLLCVHGTPGHENFVQWEMEVCKLPRLSLNGVRFKRISGTSMAFKNIASKIANELKL
- the Mark2 gene encoding serine/threonine-protein kinase MARK2 isoform X11, coding for MSSARTPLPTLNERDTEQPTLGHLDSKPSSKSNMLRGRNSATSADEQPHIGNYRLLKTIGKGNFAKVKLARHILTGKEVAVKIIDKTQLNSSSLQKLFREVRIMKVLNHPNIVKLFEVIETEKTLYLVMEYASGGEVFDYLVAHGRMKEKEARAKFRQIVSAVQYCHQKFIVHRDLKAENLLLDADMNIKIADFGFSNEFTFGNKLDTFCGSPPYAAPELFQGKKYDGPEVDVWSLGVILYTLVSGSLPFDGQNLKELRERVLRGKYRIPFYMSTDCENLLKKFLILNPSKRGTLEQIMKDRWMNVGHEDDELKPYVEPLPDYKDPRRTELMVSMGYTREEIQDSLVGQRYNEVMATYLLLGYKSSELEGDTITLKPRPSADLTNSSAPSPSHKVQRSVSANPKQRRSSDQAVPAIPTSNSYSKKTQSNNAENKRPEEETGRKASSTAKVPASPLPGLDRKKTTPTPSTNSILSTSTNRSRNSPLLDRASLGQASIQNGKDSTAPQRVPVASPSAHNISSSSGAPDRTNFPRGVSSRSTFHAGQLRQVRDQQNLPYGVTPASPSGHSQGRRGASGSIFSKFTSKFVRRNLSFRFARRNLNEPESKDRVETLRPHVVGSGGTDKEKEEFREAKPRSLRFTWSMKTTSSMEPNEMMREIRKVLDANSCQSELHERYMLLCVHGTPGHENFVQWEMEVCKLPRLSLNGVRFKRISGTSMAFKNIASKIANELKL